From Echinicola jeungdonensis, the proteins below share one genomic window:
- a CDS encoding ribonuclease HII, giving the protein MSLLPYLKINRLEAGCDEVGRGCLSGPVVAAAVILPADYANDLINDSKKLTKTNRENIVEEIKSNSLAWAISEASVEEIDEINILNASFLAMSRSVKALEVRPDHLLIDGNRFKTDLDIPYDCIIKGDGKFASIAAASILAKVHRDQLMAKWALDYPGYGWETNAGYPTPQHRKGISEKGPTPLHRKSFKLLPDQLELGF; this is encoded by the coding sequence ATGAGCCTACTGCCGTATTTAAAAATTAATCGATTGGAGGCTGGTTGTGATGAAGTAGGCAGGGGATGCTTGAGTGGCCCAGTGGTGGCCGCTGCGGTCATCCTCCCTGCTGACTATGCCAATGACCTGATTAACGATTCCAAAAAACTCACTAAAACCAACCGGGAAAACATTGTTGAAGAAATAAAATCCAATTCCTTGGCCTGGGCCATTTCCGAGGCCAGCGTGGAAGAAATAGATGAAATCAATATTTTGAATGCATCTTTTCTTGCCATGTCCAGGTCGGTAAAAGCATTGGAGGTACGGCCTGATCATTTACTGATTGATGGTAATCGCTTTAAAACTGATCTGGACATACCTTATGATTGCATTATTAAAGGAGATGGGAAATTTGCAAGCATTGCGGCAGCATCTATTTTGGCAAAAGTCCATAGGGACCAATTAATGGCTAAATGGGCCTTGGATTACCCGGGATACGGCTGGGAAACCAATGCTGGCTACCCCACCCCGCAACACCGGAAAGGCATTTCGGAAAAAGGCCCCACCCCACTGCACAGGAAATCTTTCAAATTGCTTCCGGACCAACTTGAATTAGGCTTTTAA
- a CDS encoding UDP-2,3-diacylglucosamine diphosphatase, whose amino-acid sequence MKTQFKTIVISDIHLGTKGSKAKEVVRFLKKHKCDNLILNGDIIDGWQLKKSGTWKRKHTRFFNRILKMMDNDRTKVFYLRGNHDDFLDQILPLEVGNLSIQKDLIYESRGKKYFVLHGDIFDSITTNLRWIAYLGDIGYTFLLWLNRQVNYHRRKKGLPYFSLSQYLKGKVKSAVSYIDKYEEELAMMAKAKGCDGIICGHIHKAESRIIDGIEYHNSGDWVETMSALAEDHDGNWQLIFYNEIDFCRPEPDNVIPFPESEAYKTVAFDRKNDDLDSPPIRI is encoded by the coding sequence TTGAAAACACAATTTAAGACCATTGTCATTTCCGATATCCACCTTGGCACAAAAGGGTCAAAGGCTAAAGAAGTCGTCCGTTTCCTAAAAAAACACAAATGTGACAACCTTATCCTTAATGGGGATATTATTGATGGATGGCAATTGAAAAAATCTGGAACATGGAAAAGGAAACACACCAGGTTTTTTAATAGGATATTGAAAATGATGGACAATGACCGAACTAAAGTATTTTATCTCAGGGGAAATCACGATGATTTTTTGGATCAAATTCTCCCCCTCGAGGTCGGAAACCTCTCCATCCAAAAAGACCTGATTTATGAATCCAGGGGAAAGAAATATTTTGTGCTCCATGGGGATATTTTTGATAGCATTACCACCAACTTGAGATGGATAGCCTACCTAGGAGACATTGGGTATACCTTTTTGCTTTGGCTTAACCGACAAGTTAATTACCACCGTAGAAAAAAAGGGCTACCTTACTTTTCACTTTCCCAATACTTAAAGGGAAAAGTAAAATCTGCCGTATCCTATATAGACAAATATGAGGAGGAGCTGGCCATGATGGCCAAAGCTAAAGGTTGCGATGGAATTATCTGCGGACATATCCACAAAGCAGAATCAAGGATTATAGATGGCATAGAATACCATAATTCCGGAGACTGGGTAGAAACCATGAGTGCTTTGGCGGAAGACCATGATGGAAATTGGCAATTAATTTTTTATAATGAAATTGATTTTTGCAGGCCGGAACCTGACAATGTCATTCCTTTCCCAGAATCTGAGGCCTATAAAACCGTGGCTTTTGACAGGAAAAATGATGATCTGGACAGCCCTCCAATTCGGATCTAG
- a CDS encoding MGH1-like glycoside hydrolase domain-containing protein — translation MNIERKKLKEDKKNVKHWKKWGPYLTERQWGTVREDYSPDGAAWENVTHDDARSKAYRWGEEGIGGISDHKQKLCIAWAFWNGKDPMIKERLFGLTGNQGNHGEDVKEIYYYLDSTPTHSYMKMLYKYPQAEFPYQLLVDENAKRGKNDPEYEILDTGIFDDDAYFDIFIEYAKEDVEDIVCKATIHNRGKEDATIWVMPTIWFRKTWFTGHEPFMPNLTQEGKNGIKAFSPKSGKYHFQFGGNPELLFCDNESNRERLYHIDNQKKYLKDAINDYVIHGDKEHLNPKKKGTKAAALYQITIPAGGSEKVTFRMRHQVSAKSLNDCEDIFQMRKNDADEFFEDLQGHVTDPEMRNIQRQAYSGMMWGKQFYYYNVERWLEGDPGRYVPPVERKKGRNHKWRHLQNYDIISMPDKWEYPWYAAWDLAFHCIPLVRMDPEFAKDQLLTLLSEWYMHPNGQIPAYEWNFNDVNPPIHAYAVLRVFQIDRKINGKGDQEYLERALHKLMLNFTWWVNQKDSYDQNIFEGGFLGLDNVSLFDRSHVDKFSARLEQADATSWMAMFCLNMLRISLELCKFNKVYQYIANKFLEHFLYIAGAMNNISGDNISLWDDEDNFFYDVLHIDNKSPKMMKVKSIVGVIPLFAVEPIKEEMFEDLTEFKKRLDFFLKEKPKLASLVSNWIEPGKDKRHLFSLLRGHRMKSILNKVLDPNEFLSDYGVRSVSKYHEKHPYSMKLNGVEHTVKYTPGESNTRMFGGNSNWRGPIWFPVNFLIIESLKKFNFYYGGDFPIEYPTGSGRFLTMDLIAKELSRRNIEIFTRNKEGKRPVYADYNKMQDDPHFKDYILFHEYFHGDTGKGLGSSHQTGWTGLVAEMIHKYFPRNKKAVKKAVKKDEPTAVFKN, via the coding sequence ATGAATATAGAGCGAAAAAAACTCAAGGAAGATAAGAAAAATGTCAAGCACTGGAAAAAGTGGGGACCGTACCTTACTGAAAGACAATGGGGAACAGTCAGGGAAGATTACAGCCCGGATGGCGCAGCTTGGGAAAATGTCACCCATGATGATGCCCGTAGCAAGGCCTACCGTTGGGGAGAAGAGGGGATTGGTGGCATCAGTGACCATAAACAGAAATTATGTATAGCTTGGGCTTTTTGGAACGGAAAGGACCCCATGATCAAAGAAAGGCTTTTTGGTCTTACGGGAAACCAGGGAAACCATGGAGAAGATGTAAAAGAGATCTATTATTACCTGGACTCTACTCCTACCCACAGCTATATGAAAATGCTGTACAAATACCCACAGGCCGAATTTCCTTATCAATTACTTGTGGACGAAAATGCCAAGAGGGGTAAAAATGATCCTGAGTACGAAATTCTAGATACCGGTATTTTTGATGACGATGCTTATTTTGACATCTTTATTGAATATGCCAAAGAGGATGTAGAAGATATTGTCTGCAAAGCAACCATACATAACAGAGGTAAAGAAGATGCAACCATTTGGGTCATGCCTACCATTTGGTTCCGGAAAACTTGGTTTACCGGCCATGAACCCTTTATGCCTAATTTGACCCAGGAAGGGAAAAACGGGATAAAAGCATTTTCTCCTAAATCAGGGAAATACCATTTCCAGTTTGGTGGAAATCCCGAGCTTTTATTTTGCGATAATGAGTCCAACCGGGAAAGGTTATACCATATAGACAACCAAAAAAAGTACCTTAAGGATGCCATCAATGATTATGTCATCCATGGGGATAAGGAGCACCTCAACCCCAAGAAAAAGGGCACAAAAGCTGCCGCTTTGTATCAAATCACAATTCCTGCCGGAGGCTCCGAAAAAGTAACTTTCAGGATGCGTCACCAGGTTTCCGCCAAATCTCTCAATGATTGTGAGGACATCTTCCAAATGAGGAAAAATGATGCAGATGAATTCTTTGAAGACCTCCAAGGCCATGTGACAGATCCTGAAATGCGAAACATCCAGCGGCAAGCCTATTCCGGAATGATGTGGGGCAAGCAATTTTACTATTACAATGTAGAAAGATGGCTGGAAGGAGATCCGGGCCGGTATGTTCCTCCTGTTGAAAGAAAAAAGGGAAGAAACCATAAATGGCGGCACCTGCAGAATTATGACATCATTTCCATGCCAGACAAATGGGAATACCCTTGGTATGCTGCCTGGGACCTCGCCTTCCATTGTATCCCATTGGTAAGGATGGATCCAGAATTTGCAAAAGATCAATTGCTCACCCTTCTGAGTGAATGGTACATGCACCCCAATGGGCAAATACCAGCATATGAGTGGAACTTTAATGATGTCAACCCTCCAATCCATGCCTATGCTGTTTTGCGGGTCTTTCAGATAGACCGAAAGATAAACGGCAAGGGAGACCAGGAATACCTGGAAAGAGCACTTCATAAACTAATGCTCAACTTCACCTGGTGGGTCAACCAAAAAGACAGTTATGACCAGAATATTTTTGAAGGAGGCTTCTTAGGGCTGGATAATGTCAGCTTATTTGACCGTAGCCATGTGGACAAATTCAGCGCCAGATTGGAACAAGCAGATGCCACATCCTGGATGGCCATGTTTTGCTTAAACATGCTGCGGATTTCTTTGGAGCTTTGCAAGTTTAACAAGGTCTATCAATATATTGCCAATAAATTCCTGGAGCATTTCCTTTACATTGCCGGGGCCATGAACAATATATCAGGGGACAATATCAGCCTTTGGGATGATGAAGACAATTTCTTCTATGATGTTCTTCACATTGACAACAAAAGCCCAAAAATGATGAAGGTAAAATCCATCGTGGGTGTCATTCCCCTATTTGCAGTAGAACCCATCAAGGAAGAAATGTTCGAGGATCTTACCGAATTCAAGAAAAGGCTGGACTTCTTTTTGAAAGAAAAACCCAAATTGGCCTCATTGGTTTCCAACTGGATAGAACCAGGTAAGGATAAAAGACACCTTTTCTCCTTATTACGGGGACACCGGATGAAAAGCATCCTCAACAAAGTACTGGATCCCAACGAATTTCTTTCGGATTACGGAGTAAGATCGGTATCCAAATACCATGAAAAACACCCTTACTCCATGAAATTAAATGGAGTAGAACATACAGTCAAATACACTCCTGGGGAATCAAACACCAGAATGTTTGGTGGAAATTCCAACTGGAGGGGGCCAATATGGTTCCCGGTTAATTTCTTGATTATCGAATCACTCAAGAAATTCAACTTTTATTACGGAGGGGATTTCCCAATAGAATACCCTACTGGATCCGGAAGATTCCTCACCATGGACCTTATTGCCAAGGAATTATCCAGAAGAAACATTGAAATCTTTACCCGGAACAAGGAAGGGAAAAGACCTGTTTACGCGGATTACAATAAAATGCAAGATGATCCCCACTTTAAAGATTATATATTGTTTCATGAGTATTTCCATGGGGATACTGGAAAAGGTTTGGGTTCCTCACACCAAACTGGCTGGACCGGTTTGGTAGCTGAAATGATCCACAAATATTTTCCAAGAAATAAGAAAGCCGTTAAGAAAGCCGTTAAAAAGGATGAGCCTACTGCCGTATTTAAAAATTAA
- a CDS encoding glycosyltransferase family protein produces the protein MKLVFIVQGEGRGHMTQAIALHQILMDAGHQVQKVLIGKSSRRKIPDFVLKNLGSKLKTFESPNFFTDQKDKSIKIGATIQKNLLKINHFKKSLHLIDQVIQEENPEVIINFYDVLGGIYNALNKPNAAFWTIGHQYLIYHPHFPFANHSFFHKYLFKINTWLTALGASKMLALSFQEMPSHNNPRLEIIPPLLRESVKNITPLKGDFILTYMVNPGYAEEVISFGQKHPEIQIVAFWDKKGSPECYRPLPNVSFYPIDDQLFLQKMAVCKGLVSTAGFESICEAMYLGKPVMMVPVKGQYEQACNALDGEMAGAGIQHHCFDFKLFTEYLDQGFSLPDYFPAWHAQLQIKIEEIIKENKIINKITNYLPHRAISK, from the coding sequence ATGAAACTTGTATTTATCGTACAGGGTGAAGGCCGGGGCCACATGACCCAAGCCATTGCCCTACATCAAATTTTAATGGATGCCGGTCACCAGGTTCAAAAGGTTTTGATTGGTAAAAGCAGTAGAAGGAAAATCCCGGATTTTGTCCTCAAAAACCTGGGGTCAAAGCTTAAAACTTTCGAAAGCCCTAACTTTTTCACGGATCAAAAGGACAAGTCCATAAAAATTGGAGCAACAATCCAAAAAAACTTATTAAAAATCAATCACTTCAAAAAAAGCCTTCACCTAATAGATCAGGTCATTCAAGAAGAAAACCCTGAAGTTATTATTAATTTTTATGATGTTTTAGGAGGCATTTATAATGCCCTTAATAAGCCAAATGCAGCTTTTTGGACAATAGGACATCAATATTTGATTTATCACCCACACTTTCCCTTTGCCAACCATTCATTTTTTCATAAATATTTATTCAAGATCAACACCTGGCTTACGGCTTTGGGAGCAAGTAAAATGCTGGCTTTGTCTTTTCAGGAAATGCCTTCCCATAACAATCCAAGGCTGGAAATAATACCTCCTTTACTCAGGGAATCCGTAAAAAATATCACTCCCCTAAAAGGGGATTTTATTTTGACCTATATGGTCAACCCAGGTTATGCTGAGGAAGTAATAAGCTTTGGTCAAAAGCATCCAGAAATTCAAATTGTGGCCTTTTGGGATAAAAAGGGAAGCCCAGAATGCTATAGGCCATTGCCCAATGTTTCTTTTTACCCCATTGATGATCAATTGTTCCTCCAAAAAATGGCTGTTTGCAAAGGCTTGGTATCCACCGCAGGCTTTGAATCTATTTGTGAAGCCATGTATCTGGGAAAACCTGTGATGATGGTCCCTGTAAAAGGGCAATACGAACAAGCCTGTAATGCTTTGGATGGGGAAATGGCAGGTGCGGGCATCCAGCACCATTGTTTTGACTTCAAACTTTTCACAGAATACCTTGACCAGGGTTTTTCACTTCCGGATTATTTCCCTGCTTGGCACGCCCAACTTCAAATTAAAATAGAGGAGATAATTAAAGAAAATAAAATCATCAACAAAATTACAAATTACTTACCCCATAGAGCCATTTCTAAATAA